From a region of the Streptacidiphilus albus JL83 genome:
- a CDS encoding DNA-binding protein yields MSERVETVVLDSQGVSAWISQDRGVLAMIRSFHSMAADLVVCANTIVEVMHARVNTPRLNWVLSQVKIEAVTEQAARASAELLKQTGLHGHKYAIDATVAEMALRQPAPVALLTSDVDDMAKLCGTRVRLIPI; encoded by the coding sequence GTGAGCGAACGTGTGGAGACCGTGGTGCTGGACTCTCAAGGGGTATCCGCCTGGATCTCACAGGACCGTGGGGTGCTGGCGATGATCCGCTCCTTCCACTCCATGGCGGCCGACCTGGTGGTCTGTGCCAACACCATCGTGGAGGTCATGCACGCACGAGTGAACACCCCTCGGCTGAATTGGGTGCTCTCGCAGGTCAAGATCGAAGCGGTCACTGAACAGGCCGCGCGAGCCTCGGCCGAGTTGCTGAAGCAGACCGGTCTCCACGGTCACAAGTACGCCATCGATGCGACGGTCGCGGAGATGGCTCTGCGCCAGCCGGCACCAGTGGCCCTGCTCACCTCGGACGTCGACGACATGGCCAAGCTCTGCGGCACACGCGTCCGCCTCATCCCGATCTGA
- a CDS encoding type II toxin-antitoxin system CcdA family antitoxin, producing the protein MAATTRITVTLPTEQVAELKKLTDNVSGYVAEAVARQIRHQLLGEELRRYEEQHGAFTEEELAAAQARIFGSAGSANAADAA; encoded by the coding sequence ATGGCTGCTACTACCCGGATCACGGTTACCCTGCCCACTGAACAGGTGGCGGAGCTGAAGAAGCTCACGGACAACGTCTCGGGCTATGTCGCTGAGGCGGTCGCCCGGCAGATCAGGCACCAGTTGCTCGGCGAGGAACTGCGGCGCTACGAGGAGCAGCACGGTGCCTTCACCGAGGAGGAACTCGCCGCCGCGCAGGCAAGGATCTTCGGCTCGGCCGGCTCCGCGAATGCGGCTGACGCCGCGTGA
- a CDS encoding MarR family transcriptional regulator, which yields MQGPPSALLPLLRTPFLGELLAWLYLHPQEETSLTEIASRFGVSSATASREADRLAEAELITERRHGNLRLLRANVDGRLAAPLTELFSLTYGPIAVLGDLVLPLAGVEEAHIYGSWAARYSGERGGVPKDVDVLVVGNPDEDELYEAARGAERLLGREVNVHRVSPERWRDPGADPFLTSVRSRPTVRLEAFERKGRE from the coding sequence ATGCAAGGTCCCCCGTCTGCGCTGTTGCCGCTCCTGCGCACCCCCTTTCTGGGGGAGCTGCTGGCCTGGCTGTATCTGCATCCACAGGAAGAGACTTCACTTACGGAGATCGCCTCCCGTTTCGGAGTCTCGAGCGCGACCGCGAGCCGGGAGGCGGACCGGCTGGCCGAGGCAGAGCTGATCACAGAGCGACGCCACGGCAACCTCCGCCTGCTGCGGGCCAATGTCGACGGACGACTGGCGGCCCCGCTGACCGAGCTCTTCTCTCTCACCTACGGCCCGATCGCGGTCCTCGGGGATCTGGTGCTGCCACTGGCCGGCGTGGAGGAAGCCCACATCTACGGTTCCTGGGCTGCCCGCTACTCCGGAGAACGTGGCGGGGTACCCAAGGACGTCGACGTTCTCGTCGTCGGGAACCCCGATGAGGACGAGCTGTACGAGGCCGCACGCGGAGCCGAGCGGCTTCTCGGCCGAGAGGTCAACGTCCATCGGGTATCGCCCGAGCGCTGGCGCGATCCGGGTGCGGACCCGTTTCTCACGTCCGTCCGAAGCCGGCCGACGGTCCGACTCGAAGCCTTCGAAAGGAAGGGCAGGGAATGA